The following are encoded in a window of Maridesulfovibrio ferrireducens genomic DNA:
- a CDS encoding DVU0298 family protein yields MAVGRQVKKAVITALADENWEQKISELMKDHPMQTLIAPLFSSLCAPSEIVRWHGISSFGQVVDRMFAEDAARARIVMRRIMWMLNEESGGCGWGVPEAMGEITASNKVLADEYGRILLSYIHEEEGKPENYLEFTLLLRGAIWGVARLAQNRPDIVKPATDDLIKFLGSSDPALVGIACWALGGLKSKGAVTQLEKLTDRQTSINIYKDRLLQSVAVGQLAQEALEKISGE; encoded by the coding sequence ATGGCAGTTGGACGGCAGGTAAAAAAAGCGGTCATAACGGCCCTTGCAGATGAAAACTGGGAACAGAAAATTTCTGAACTCATGAAAGATCATCCTATGCAAACCCTCATCGCCCCTCTTTTTTCCTCTCTTTGTGCTCCTTCTGAAATTGTCCGCTGGCACGGAATTTCATCCTTCGGACAAGTGGTTGACCGAATGTTTGCAGAAGATGCTGCGCGAGCCAGAATAGTCATGCGCAGAATAATGTGGATGCTCAACGAAGAATCAGGCGGATGCGGATGGGGCGTACCTGAAGCAATGGGCGAAATTACAGCTTCAAACAAAGTTCTGGCTGATGAATATGGCAGAATCCTTCTCAGCTACATCCATGAAGAGGAAGGAAAACCGGAAAACTATCTTGAGTTTACCTTGCTGCTTCGAGGGGCCATTTGGGGAGTTGCCAGACTTGCACAAAACAGACCTGATATCGTCAAACCAGCGACCGACGATCTAATCAAATTTCTTGGCAGTAGTGACCCTGCGCTTGTCGGGATTGCCTGCTGGGCCCTTGGGGGGCTTAAATCTAAGGGGGCTGTAACACAGCTTGAAAAACTCACAGACAGGCAAACTTCTATTAATATTTATAAGGATCGATTGCTGCAATCTGTGGCTGTCGGACAATTGGCGCAAGAGGCCCTCGAAAAAATTTCCGGGGAATAA
- a CDS encoding cytochrome ubiquinol oxidase subunit I, whose amino-acid sequence MDVLMLSRLQFAMATMFHFIFVPLTLGLSVMIAIMETYYVRTGKEVYLRMTKFWGKLFVINFVLGIVTGLTLEFQFGTNWSRYSIYVGDIFGSLLAIEATVAFFMESTFIAAWIFGWKKLSAKMHCACIWIVAIASNISAIWIILANGWMQNPVGYVIRNGRAELDDFVTVLSNPFGWSQFLHNGFGAFVVAGFFLMGVSAYHLLRKNEIEFFTKSFKMGMICAFIFSIAVAVQGHGHAQEVAHTQPAKLAAMEALWDSTDSAPMYLLAMPDEAKEENAVELFGIPGGLSFLAFNSFDAPVKGLKEWPKEDRPPVLVTFLSFRLMVGLGSLFPLLCIWAWTKRKNLVENRLLLRVMLYAIPLPYIAIWAGWAVAEVGRQPWIVYGIMKTSDAVSPIVTSQVAFSFIGLTLLYTMLGACEIFLLTKFARKGPEPTKA is encoded by the coding sequence ATGGATGTTCTTATGCTGTCAAGGCTTCAATTCGCCATGGCAACTATGTTCCACTTCATTTTTGTGCCCCTTACTTTAGGTCTTTCCGTAATGATTGCCATCATGGAAACCTACTATGTGCGCACCGGAAAAGAAGTTTACCTGCGGATGACTAAATTCTGGGGAAAATTGTTTGTCATTAACTTTGTTCTCGGAATAGTAACCGGACTAACCCTTGAATTTCAATTCGGAACCAACTGGTCCCGCTACTCAATATATGTTGGTGACATCTTTGGTTCACTGCTGGCGATTGAAGCCACCGTCGCCTTTTTTATGGAATCAACTTTCATTGCTGCATGGATTTTCGGCTGGAAAAAACTTTCCGCTAAAATGCACTGCGCCTGTATATGGATTGTTGCAATTGCCTCAAATATTTCGGCTATATGGATTATTCTTGCCAACGGGTGGATGCAGAATCCAGTTGGATATGTAATCCGTAACGGACGCGCAGAACTCGACGATTTTGTTACAGTACTTTCAAATCCTTTCGGGTGGTCACAATTTCTTCACAACGGCTTCGGCGCCTTCGTTGTTGCCGGATTCTTCCTCATGGGAGTCAGCGCCTACCACCTGCTCCGCAAAAATGAAATTGAGTTCTTCACCAAGTCATTTAAAATGGGCATGATTTGTGCCTTCATATTCTCCATCGCGGTTGCGGTGCAGGGTCACGGACACGCACAGGAAGTAGCACACACGCAACCTGCCAAACTTGCTGCAATGGAAGCTCTCTGGGATTCAACAGACAGCGCTCCCATGTATCTTCTTGCAATGCCTGATGAAGCAAAAGAAGAAAACGCAGTTGAACTTTTCGGAATCCCCGGCGGACTTAGCTTCTTAGCTTTCAACTCCTTTGATGCTCCTGTTAAAGGACTCAAAGAATGGCCGAAAGAAGACCGTCCGCCTGTTTTGGTTACTTTCCTTTCCTTCCGCTTAATGGTCGGACTAGGGTCACTCTTCCCGCTCCTCTGCATATGGGCTTGGACAAAGAGAAAAAATCTAGTTGAAAACAGACTGCTGCTTCGCGTCATGCTTTACGCAATCCCCCTTCCCTACATTGCCATATGGGCAGGATGGGCTGTTGCGGAGGTCGGAAGACAACCGTGGATTGTATACGGCATAATGAAGACCAGCGATGCGGTTTCTCCCATCGTGACAAGTCAGGTCGCATTCTCTTTCATCGGGCTTACTTTACTTTACACCATGCTCGGTGCCTGTGAAATATTCCTGCTGACCAAGTTTGCACGCAAAGGCCCTGAACCAACGAAGGCTTAA
- the cydB gene encoding cytochrome d ubiquinol oxidase subunit II: MLETIWFLLWGVLWAVYFMLDGYDLGLGSVMPFLAKSEKDKKTIYNSMGPFWDGNEVWLVTAGGVTFAAFPKAYAVMFSGLYTALMLLLMALILRGVAFEFRGLVESDWSRKFWDGAMVVGSALPGLLLGVAFANIFQGIPINAEGVFQGGLLTLLNPYGLAGGVLFVLLFAIHGCLWLAVRTTGDLNARAGNLAAAIWPILVAVYAAFLALTGIYTKLLSNYLTNPILLLILLIPIFAIVMVRTYISAQKWWLAWTCSAALIFSTTMFGIIGLFPALLPSSINPAFSITIHNAASSQLTLKIMLTVALTMVPLVIAYQFWMHKIFATKITDEDIGY; this comes from the coding sequence ATGCTGGAAACTATATGGTTCTTATTATGGGGAGTGCTCTGGGCCGTCTATTTCATGCTCGATGGGTATGATCTGGGACTAGGGTCAGTGATGCCTTTTCTCGCCAAAAGCGAAAAAGATAAAAAGACAATTTATAATTCAATGGGCCCCTTCTGGGACGGTAACGAAGTTTGGCTGGTCACAGCGGGCGGAGTTACCTTCGCAGCTTTCCCGAAAGCTTATGCTGTAATGTTCAGCGGACTATACACAGCTCTGATGCTTCTGCTTATGGCGCTTATTCTTCGCGGCGTAGCATTTGAATTCAGAGGACTGGTTGAATCCGACTGGTCCCGTAAATTCTGGGATGGCGCTATGGTCGTCGGCAGTGCGCTTCCGGGGCTTCTTCTGGGTGTAGCTTTCGCGAACATATTCCAGGGAATTCCAATCAATGCAGAAGGCGTTTTTCAGGGCGGTCTGCTGACTCTGCTGAACCCTTACGGACTCGCAGGCGGAGTGCTGTTTGTACTTCTGTTCGCAATACACGGATGTTTATGGCTGGCAGTACGTACGACAGGTGATCTAAATGCACGCGCAGGCAACCTTGCAGCTGCAATCTGGCCTATATTAGTTGCTGTATATGCTGCTTTTCTGGCCCTCACCGGAATCTACACCAAGCTGCTCAGCAACTATCTGACAAATCCGATTCTGCTGCTGATCCTGCTCATTCCGATTTTTGCAATCGTTATGGTCAGAACATACATATCGGCCCAGAAATGGTGGCTGGCTTGGACCTGCTCCGCAGCGCTCATTTTCTCCACAACAATGTTCGGAATTATCGGACTGTTCCCGGCACTGCTGCCTTCAAGCATCAATCCGGCTTTCTCGATTACCATTCACAATGCCGCTTCAAGTCAGTTGACCCTTAAAATCATGCTGACCGTGGCTCTGACAATGGTACCTCTTGTAATCGCTTATCAGTTCTGGATGCACAAGATTTTTGCAACCAAAATTACTGATGAAGATATCGGCTACTAA
- a CDS encoding ferritin, which yields MSNKVLEKALNEHLNAEMYSAYLYLSMSAYFSDTGLSGFANWMRVQAKEEQFHAMKFYDYINERGGKVLLTAIEAPQQDWASPLEAVQAVLEHEKKVTALINGLVDLAIDERDHATNIFLQWFVTEQVEEEDNVNEILNKLKLAGTQGNGMFMLDKDLAARVFTPPTAA from the coding sequence ATGTCTAATAAAGTTCTTGAAAAAGCTCTTAACGAACATCTGAACGCTGAAATGTACTCAGCATACCTCTATCTTTCCATGTCCGCTTACTTCAGCGACACCGGACTTAGCGGCTTTGCAAACTGGATGAGAGTACAGGCTAAAGAAGAACAGTTTCACGCCATGAAATTCTACGATTACATCAACGAACGCGGCGGAAAAGTTTTACTGACAGCGATTGAAGCTCCACAGCAGGACTGGGCCAGCCCGCTTGAAGCTGTGCAAGCTGTTCTTGAGCATGAAAAGAAGGTAACCGCACTTATCAACGGCCTTGTTGATCTTGCTATTGATGAAAGAGATCACGCAACAAACATCTTCCTGCAATGGTTCGTAACTGAGCAGGTTGAAGAAGAAGATAACGTTAACGAAATTCTGAACAAGCTTAAGCTTGCCGGAACTCAAGGAAACGGTATGTTCATGCTTGATAAGGATCTTGCAGCACGTGTTTTCACTCCTCCGACTGCGGCATAA
- a CDS encoding RHS repeat domain-containing protein encodes MTDGEGLHPKVFSYNEEGDPVAMTYEGKTFYFATDQVGSIFMVADERGNEVKRIIYDSFGNLLFDSNEKFDTCVGFSAGLADKDTGLIHFGYREYDPAIGRFITPDPIGFAGGDVDVYGFCLDDPINFVDRTGLAQVYERRLKGLEFLDEPSGIMLKEAVYATTPLGRLAKGFPKKLDQLLDDNNIKLKHEFIKYDDADETKGEKTNSGFSNKGITHDEVGKSTPIGKHFDDKIARQAEKNITKTGKYTPKNYKGKDNNCQDYTEDFTNECENIQKKDKK; translated from the coding sequence GTGACAGACGGGGAAGGATTACACCCGAAAGTATTTTCCTATAACGAAGAAGGCGATCCAGTTGCAATGACTTACGAAGGAAAAACCTTTTATTTCGCTACCGATCAAGTCGGTTCAATTTTCATGGTTGCGGATGAAAGGGGTAATGAGGTAAAGCGGATTATATATGATTCGTTTGGTAATTTGCTATTCGATAGTAATGAAAAATTTGATACTTGCGTGGGCTTTTCCGCAGGTCTGGCCGATAAAGACACGGGATTAATTCACTTCGGATATCGTGAATATGATCCCGCCATCGGCCGCTTCATAACCCCCGACCCAATCGGTTTCGCTGGCGGGGATGTGGATGTTTATGGTTTTTGTTTGGATGATCCTATTAATTTTGTGGATCGGACGGGGTTGGCTCAAGTTTATGAAAGAAGATTAAAGGGGCTTGAATTTTTAGATGAACCAAGTGGCATAATGCTCAAAGAAGCTGTATATGCAACAACGCCCCTTGGTCGCCTAGCAAAGGGGTTTCCTAAAAAACTTGACCAACTTCTCGACGACAACAATATTAAACTCAAGCATGAATTTATAAAATACGATGATGCCGATGAAACTAAGGGAGAAAAGACTAATTCAGGATTTTCTAATAAAGGGATTACACATGACGAAGTGGGTAAATCTACTCCGATAGGAAAACACTTTGACGACAAAATAGCACGGCAAGCTGAAAAAAATATTACCAAAACTGGAAAGTATACACCAAAAAATTATAAGGGAAAAGATAATAACTGTCAGGATTATACTGAGGATTTTACAAACGAATGTGAAAATATTCAGAAAAAAGATAAAAAATAA
- a CDS encoding RHS repeat-associated core domain-containing protein, with protein MYDSFGNALLDSGVSLDVCLGFAAELTDKDTGLVHFGYREYSPAIGRFINPDPIGLAGGDVMLQGDFLCSCVQLLPRSSLTRFSIMYTSNVQLYLIYPH; from the coding sequence ATATATGATTCGTTTGGCAATGCATTACTCGATAGCGGAGTCAGTCTGGATGTATGCCTTGGATTCGCAGCGGAATTGACAGATAAAGATACCGGATTGGTTCACTTCGGATATCGTGAATATTCTCCCGCCATCGGCAGGTTCATAAACCCCGACCCAATAGGTTTAGCTGGCGGAGATGTGATGCTTCAGGGGGATTTTTTATGTTCATGTGTACAACTTTTACCCCGCTCGTCCTTGACACGATTTTCTATTATGTATACGTCTAACGTGCAATTATACTTGATATATCCACACTAA